A stretch of the Sulfolobus acidocaldarius SUSAZ genome encodes the following:
- a CDS encoding acetyl-CoA synthetase — translation MKSLVRDFIDIQKLNPLDRPERISDLFTRLNFLGKIEDFNWVRDIYEEIHVKDRGGKTALMWYDLDTKVEEIYTYQDLLIRANKLINFLKSNNIGKGDPIYLMTPVFPEQWVTFLATIKAGFVLVPTANNLTAYELGYRFADLKPKVVIADPKSAERIDQALGDLKPLKIVVRGRVNGWTDIELTQSESKSAEAYPTSSDDDILNYFTSGTTGLPKRVIHTATSYPLGHLSTASIIGVSTEDIHLNLSAPGWAKFAWSSFFSPLIVGATVMAVNYEGRLNAQEYLSVVDYFNVTSFCAPPTAWRLFNLVDLWKFKFHKLTNVVSAGEPLNPEIIKVWKDRFDLMIRDFYGQTETTAIIGNPPWRDITPGSFGIPSPLYDVVLLDDEGKEITRPFEVGHIAIRLTKWRPIPLFKGYSNEEKNKEAFRNGYYFTGDKGYFDDKGNWYFVGRADDVIKTSDYRVGPFEVESALIEHPAVAEAAVVGSPDPVRWQLVKAFVVLKPGYSPSYELAKELVNHVSKSLSPYKVPRKIEFVNELPKTISGKIRRNELRKLEEDRYRKGEKNENEYTF, via the coding sequence ATTAAAAGTCTAGTAAGAGACTTCATAGATATACAAAAACTCAATCCTTTAGATAGACCAGAAAGAATTAGTGATTTGTTTACTAGATTAAATTTTCTTGGAAAGATAGAAGATTTTAACTGGGTAAGGGATATTTATGAGGAAATTCATGTGAAGGATAGAGGTGGGAAGACAGCCCTCATGTGGTACGATTTAGATACCAAAGTTGAGGAGATTTACACTTACCAAGATCTTCTGATCAGAGCTAATAAATTGATCAACTTTCTTAAATCTAATAATATAGGTAAGGGAGATCCAATTTACTTAATGACACCCGTGTTTCCTGAACAGTGGGTTACATTCTTAGCTACTATAAAGGCTGGTTTTGTGCTAGTCCCTACAGCAAATAATCTTACAGCATATGAATTAGGCTATAGATTTGCTGATCTTAAGCCAAAAGTTGTAATAGCTGATCCAAAAAGTGCAGAAAGAATAGATCAAGCTCTAGGGGATCTGAAACCCTTAAAAATAGTTGTAAGAGGAAGAGTTAATGGCTGGACAGACATTGAGCTTACTCAAAGTGAAAGTAAAAGCGCTGAGGCATACCCTACCTCATCAGACGACGATATTTTAAACTACTTTACGTCAGGTACTACAGGATTGCCTAAAAGGGTTATTCACACTGCTACTTCATATCCATTGGGGCACTTATCCACTGCCTCTATAATAGGGGTGTCAACTGAGGACATTCATCTGAATTTAAGTGCACCAGGTTGGGCTAAGTTTGCCTGGAGTTCATTCTTTTCTCCTTTGATAGTAGGAGCAACAGTAATGGCTGTCAACTACGAGGGTAGACTTAATGCCCAGGAATACTTGAGTGTTGTAGATTATTTCAATGTAACGTCATTTTGTGCGCCCCCTACAGCCTGGAGGCTATTTAATTTAGTGGATCTGTGGAAGTTTAAATTCCATAAGCTGACGAATGTTGTTTCCGCTGGCGAACCTCTGAACCCTGAGATAATAAAGGTATGGAAGGATAGGTTTGATTTAATGATAAGAGACTTCTATGGTCAGACCGAAACAACTGCAATTATAGGCAATCCACCATGGAGAGATATAACGCCAGGGTCATTTGGAATACCGTCGCCTCTATACGACGTTGTTCTACTTGATGATGAAGGTAAAGAGATAACTAGACCTTTTGAGGTTGGACATATAGCTATTAGATTAACTAAATGGCGTCCTATTCCATTGTTTAAAGGATATTCTAATGAAGAGAAAAACAAAGAGGCATTTAGAAACGGTTATTACTTCACTGGAGATAAGGGATATTTCGACGACAAGGGTAACTGGTACTTTGTTGGTAGGGCTGATGACGTGATAAAAACCTCCGACTACAGGGTGGGACCCTTTGAAGTGGAGAGCGCGTTAATTGAACACCCTGCAGTAGCTGAGGCTGCAGTAGTTGGTTCACCAGATCCTGTTAGGTGGCAACTCGTTAAAGCCTTTGTAGTACTTAAACCAGGATACTCACCCTCTTATGAATTAGCCAAAGAACTGGTCAATCATGTTAGTAAGAGTTTATCTCCATATAAGGTACCAAGGAAAATAGAGTTTGTAAATGAATTACCAAAGACTATTAGCGGTAAAATAAGGAGGAATGAATTAAGGAAGTTAGAAGAGGATAGATATAGGAAGGGTGAGAAAAACGAAAACGAGTACACTTTTTAA
- a CDS encoding prolyl-tRNA synthetase, with product MNDLEDILKKLALSYKFISVPNARTVKDASLSLGVSEHRIAKTILVIADNKPYAVFLRGNKRVDLDKLKLYLNVREIRVAKASEVKRITGYEVGGLPPLINGVETIVDEELANDDKEVFCGGGNERTLLSIIPKELAEKSMLRIFFVRT from the coding sequence ATGAACGACCTGGAGGATATCCTTAAAAAATTGGCTCTATCTTATAAATTCATATCTGTTCCTAACGCACGAACAGTAAAAGATGCCTCGCTATCTTTAGGAGTCTCAGAACATAGAATAGCTAAAACAATTTTGGTTATTGCAGATAACAAACCATATGCAGTGTTCCTGAGAGGTAATAAAAGGGTCGACTTAGATAAATTAAAACTATATCTTAACGTAAGAGAAATTAGAGTAGCTAAAGCTAGTGAAGTCAAGAGGATAACTGGATATGAAGTTGGTGGTTTACCACCGTTAATAAATGGAGTTGAGACCATAGTGGATGAAGAACTTGCAAATGATGATAAAGAGGTATTTTGTGGGGGAGGTAACGAGAGGACACTCCTTTCTATAATACCTAAAGAGCTGGCTGAAAAGTCAATGTTGAGGATATTTTTCGTAAGAACTTAA
- a CDS encoding glutamine amidotransferase, translating to MNALAIYNHPVERLGMLSRFLRNVTEIYAEEITGEERFDNLIIMGGPMGVYEREKYRFLDLEMKLIMRAYLEKKRVLGICLGSQLIAEALGGKVVKGQFGAEIGVSRIKLVNDFKDYFGSDELAVFQWHGDTFSLPHGATLLAYSEKYYQAFNIGRALGIQFHIEVDSEMLRDWLRVYGGDSKMIEEVREQENNFENIADKLVRYWLSL from the coding sequence ATGAACGCTTTAGCCATATATAACCATCCTGTGGAAAGGCTGGGTATGCTCAGTAGGTTTCTGAGAAATGTAACCGAAATATATGCTGAGGAGATAACAGGCGAAGAGAGATTTGATAATCTGATCATTATGGGAGGACCCATGGGAGTATATGAGAGAGAAAAATACCGTTTTTTAGATCTAGAAATGAAGTTAATTATGAGAGCTTACTTAGAAAAGAAAAGAGTTTTAGGTATTTGTCTTGGATCGCAGTTAATTGCGGAAGCTTTAGGAGGAAAAGTAGTAAAGGGACAATTCGGAGCTGAAATAGGTGTTTCAAGAATAAAACTAGTGAATGATTTTAAGGATTATTTTGGATCAGATGAGTTAGCTGTATTTCAATGGCACGGTGATACTTTTTCCCTACCCCATGGTGCTACACTACTGGCTTACAGTGAAAAATATTATCAGGCATTCAATATCGGAAGAGCCCTAGGAATACAATTCCATATAGAAGTGGATTCGGAGATGCTGAGAGATTGGTTAAGGGTTTATGGAGGAGATAGTAAGATGATAGAGGAAGTAAGGGAACAGGAAAACAATTTTGAAAATATAGCGGATAAATTGGTGAGATATTGGTTAAGTTTGTAG
- a CDS encoding acetoacetate decarboxylase, whose product MNDNLLTYPFTRSGKSAIVPPPPWYYGVTYISAYVKFQKDTLYQFLPNFLDSEGEGWIYVAEFISPSEETWDLMYQDPDLTQYLEGAIGLRVYYEGKSYLYFPFMWVDKDWALVRGWLDGYPKKIAKISMTKLHPLLPKYSKPEKGLRLGGYVVRGGNFLFRLQVELREKVDDVPLRNFGAPLNIRIYPARGESETNVFELVSRVRDENVLGEIWKGDAKIELGGYVNDELDKLKIEDVIAGYYYTTYFKVRTTRLLAKLERNIV is encoded by the coding sequence ATGAATGATAATCTGCTCACATATCCTTTCACGAGAAGTGGTAAATCAGCTATTGTTCCTCCACCACCATGGTACTATGGCGTGACATATATCTCAGCTTATGTAAAATTTCAAAAAGACACTTTGTACCAGTTTTTACCAAACTTTCTCGATAGTGAGGGAGAAGGCTGGATATACGTAGCTGAATTTATCTCCCCGTCTGAGGAGACTTGGGATCTTATGTATCAGGACCCAGATTTAACCCAGTATCTAGAGGGAGCCATAGGTTTACGAGTATATTATGAAGGAAAAAGCTACTTGTACTTCCCATTCATGTGGGTGGACAAGGACTGGGCTCTTGTAAGAGGATGGTTAGATGGTTATCCTAAAAAGATAGCCAAAATCTCCATGACCAAACTACATCCTCTTCTCCCTAAGTACAGTAAACCAGAAAAGGGACTAAGGCTTGGGGGATATGTTGTTAGGGGAGGAAATTTCCTGTTTAGACTACAGGTTGAGCTGAGGGAAAAGGTGGACGACGTACCTCTGAGGAACTTTGGCGCTCCTTTAAACATCAGGATATATCCTGCAAGGGGGGAATCAGAAACCAATGTCTTTGAACTGGTTAGCAGAGTTAGGGATGAGAATGTCCTTGGTGAGATATGGAAAGGGGATGCGAAGATAGAGCTTGGGGGATACGTTAATGATGAGCTGGATAAGTTGAAGATAGAAGACGTAATAGCAGGTTATTACTACACGACATACTTTAAGGTAAGAACTACAAGACTGCTTGCTAAACTAGAGAGAAATATTGTCTAA
- a CDS encoding alpha-glucosidase codes for MEIKVERKGKVVRVLINNPNPVMKFNFKADQSEMIPSDIEIAKDTTSHSISVLLPLNTKTHVLGLGEKAFELDRRRIRVTMWNTDSYGYTWYSDPLYVSIPFFILVDSSIRGYFFNSPSKLVFDIGLERYDKIIVKIPEESVEFFVFEGDSIQEVIEQYVELTGKPFELPEWALGYQISRYSYYPQETVEEVVRRHLEEDIPLSAIYLDIDYMEKYRLFTWDKAKFPSPKELIEKLHSLGVKVVTIVDPCVRLDQNYYVFKDGLGNYVENEDGTIYADILWPGLSVFPDFLNSETREWWRNLVERWVKENNIDGIWLDMNEPSPLNKKPFNPRAIHRLDDNSQVYHESVHNLYSLFQAMATKPSVDFVLSRAGYSGIQRYAAIWTGDNTTSWSDLTLQLALTLGLSISGVPYVGCDLGGFIGRTTDYLLLYRYFQIALFFPIFRNHKDKGGSDQEIYSIPDYWKEKIKRVIKMRYQFLPYLNALARESSKTGHPIIRPLAYHYFRDENAFKINDQYMVGEYLLYAPQITKEGKRLIYLPEGKWLNWWTDEEYEGKNWIESDHDFPLFLRYNSVVPYGNGLITLNVYGNNGKIELGDGTQILHENGNLKISSGVNKSKFEVIRRPNKG; via the coding sequence GTGGAGATTAAAGTAGAGAGAAAAGGAAAGGTAGTAAGGGTACTCATAAACAACCCTAATCCAGTTATGAAGTTTAATTTTAAGGCAGATCAATCAGAAATGATACCATCAGACATTGAAATAGCAAAAGATACTACAAGTCATTCCATAAGCGTCCTTCTGCCGTTGAATACAAAGACCCACGTTCTTGGACTCGGTGAAAAAGCGTTTGAGCTTGACAGAAGAAGAATTAGAGTTACCATGTGGAATACAGACTCTTATGGTTATACTTGGTATTCTGACCCACTGTACGTTAGCATACCGTTTTTTATCCTTGTGGATAGTTCAATACGAGGATATTTCTTTAATAGTCCCTCAAAACTAGTTTTCGACATAGGGTTAGAGAGATACGACAAAATTATAGTAAAAATTCCTGAGGAGAGTGTTGAATTTTTTGTCTTTGAGGGAGATTCCATACAAGAGGTAATTGAGCAGTATGTCGAATTAACGGGAAAACCATTTGAACTTCCTGAATGGGCTTTAGGTTACCAGATAAGTAGATACTCCTATTATCCGCAAGAGACAGTAGAGGAAGTGGTAAGGAGACACCTTGAAGAGGATATACCCTTGTCTGCAATCTATCTCGACATAGATTATATGGAAAAGTACAGACTGTTTACATGGGATAAAGCAAAATTTCCATCTCCTAAGGAATTGATTGAAAAACTTCACTCCTTAGGAGTTAAGGTTGTAACTATAGTTGACCCTTGTGTGAGGTTAGATCAGAACTATTATGTATTTAAGGATGGGTTAGGTAACTATGTGGAGAATGAGGACGGAACTATATACGCAGATATACTATGGCCAGGCTTGTCTGTATTTCCTGACTTTCTGAATTCTGAGACGAGAGAGTGGTGGAGAAACCTGGTTGAGAGATGGGTCAAAGAGAACAACATAGATGGAATTTGGTTGGACATGAATGAACCTTCTCCTCTTAATAAAAAGCCCTTCAATCCTAGAGCTATTCATAGACTAGATGATAATTCACAGGTGTACCATGAGAGTGTTCATAATCTATATTCTCTCTTTCAAGCAATGGCTACTAAGCCATCCGTAGATTTTGTTCTGAGTAGAGCTGGCTACTCAGGAATACAGAGGTATGCTGCTATATGGACAGGTGATAACACTACAAGTTGGAGTGATTTAACTCTTCAACTCGCATTAACTCTCGGTCTGTCAATTTCAGGTGTGCCATATGTGGGTTGTGATCTAGGAGGATTCATAGGTAGGACAACTGATTACCTCTTGTTATACAGGTATTTCCAGATTGCACTGTTCTTCCCCATTTTCAGAAATCATAAGGATAAAGGGGGGAGTGATCAAGAAATTTACTCAATACCAGATTACTGGAAGGAAAAAATTAAGAGAGTAATTAAGATGAGATATCAGTTCCTACCATACCTGAATGCATTAGCCAGAGAGTCCTCCAAAACAGGTCATCCGATTATAAGACCTTTGGCTTATCATTACTTCAGGGACGAAAATGCCTTTAAGATAAATGACCAGTATATGGTAGGAGAATATTTGCTTTATGCTCCGCAAATAACCAAGGAAGGCAAAAGGCTGATCTATCTACCTGAAGGGAAGTGGTTAAACTGGTGGACTGATGAAGAATATGAGGGGAAGAACTGGATAGAGAGTGACCATGATTTTCCATTATTTTTGAGGTACAACTCAGTTGTACCCTATGGAAATGGTTTAATTACACTAAATGTCTATGGGAATAACGGAAAGATAGAATTAGGTGACGGTACTCAAATTCTCCATGAAAATGGTAATCTGAAGATTTCATCAGGAGTAAATAAAAGTAAATTTGAGGTAATAAGGAGACCGAATAAGGGATAA
- a CDS encoding glycoside hydrolase, with protein MKVVLVLSIFVISILSVLALAQTGNVSVNFNVTSNGYVTIYLSGLPSSDDVILHWGIQPGPQSSWTQVYDTPMTWNGNNFSATIGPFQNGTWIGWVFHDNTTNTWINYDNHPFWNWNLEVNPPVVGITYATVLGNGSILITTIGRAPDNIVVHYGIASGPQTGLPWSNITDVSMVYNPLWGNYTAVIGPFPNGTWVQWVYHDLTENKYYSNNGQNFAIQVIYTFLTITGGNYDKYVYTVNQNGKIFLTVDNKLNSPVNVNIVVNIQNDQLSYNGITLNPGQNNITLPFTASFSQGVYNPVVNLYYSNSLQGTFNLPQLIVLNTTGKRPISLVIVWNMHQPLYLSPQGVWEQPWVWIHTGQDFYWNSSLVGAYELQALLINKYNVSVTIDFTPVLLYQWLTILSQSNPKFASGINVNVTHDIQAVNYTLNLYRSLAHEGKVEVLTVPFYHPLQPIILDNGWWSDDLAQILMGIQMTKQVFNVSPSGTWTPEQAFNMGLITLYNQTGIKYTILDQDAYLPYVTVVSGNTSPYQPFEVLNSLGQSAIVLFRDTALSNQFSFQFFSQPPQLTAQQLIQELAMIYMNNPGGVVTVAFDGENPLIFNPSTGPQDLNAIYQALSQYQGSWLITQTASQAIATHKPYSVITNLPETSWNLNLNYWNNGNLGKIEIWKSVATAREYLVALTKAIGLNLSPVVNLPPSISPNSTNPIATLWNYLYVAEGSDWTWQTGPPSNGPSWFMYQALNYTNAIINTVNQMFSKVTLMNGNIDGHKLKLKFMNGLNYTLNLVLVVSSGNYNTSYNIVLSPGRNDISVNLPKSTNNVNIYLYSPVTPQDVGASPIPLSSYGFLIHSYSVDSDGSNPSMLTLIVIAGALIVPVLGLTVRRFLK; from the coding sequence ATGAAAGTAGTCCTAGTGCTAAGTATATTCGTAATATCCATCTTGTCTGTACTAGCTCTAGCGCAAACTGGAAATGTCAGTGTTAACTTTAATGTCACATCAAATGGATATGTCACAATATATCTATCTGGACTACCCAGCAGTGACGATGTTATATTACACTGGGGAATACAACCTGGACCCCAGTCATCGTGGACTCAAGTGTATGATACACCAATGACTTGGAACGGGAATAACTTCTCTGCAACAATAGGTCCTTTTCAGAATGGGACTTGGATTGGATGGGTTTTCCACGATAACACTACAAATACATGGATAAACTATGATAATCATCCGTTCTGGAACTGGAATTTAGAGGTAAATCCACCAGTGGTGGGGATTACTTATGCTACTGTTCTTGGTAATGGTTCAATATTAATTACGACTATAGGAAGAGCACCAGATAATATTGTGGTTCACTATGGAATTGCATCAGGACCACAAACAGGGTTGCCTTGGAGCAATATTACTGATGTTAGTATGGTATATAATCCTCTGTGGGGCAATTATACTGCAGTCATAGGCCCATTCCCTAACGGGACATGGGTTCAGTGGGTGTATCATGATCTCACTGAGAACAAATACTATAGTAATAATGGGCAGAACTTTGCTATTCAGGTTATTTATACCTTTTTAACGATTACTGGTGGGAACTACGATAAGTATGTATATACGGTTAACCAGAATGGTAAAATATTCTTGACTGTAGACAACAAGCTTAACAGTCCTGTAAATGTAAATATTGTAGTGAATATTCAGAACGATCAACTATCGTATAACGGAATAACCCTGAATCCGGGACAGAATAACATAACTCTTCCATTTACCGCCTCTTTCAGTCAAGGTGTCTATAATCCTGTTGTTAATCTATACTATTCCAACTCACTACAGGGAACTTTCAATTTGCCACAACTAATTGTTCTTAACACTACTGGTAAAAGACCCATTAGTCTAGTAATAGTATGGAACATGCATCAGCCGTTATATCTGTCCCCTCAAGGAGTCTGGGAACAGCCCTGGGTATGGATTCACACTGGTCAAGACTTTTATTGGAATTCCAGCCTAGTAGGAGCTTATGAATTACAAGCGTTATTAATTAATAAGTATAATGTAAGCGTCACAATAGATTTTACTCCAGTCCTGTTATATCAATGGTTGACTATTCTATCCCAGAGCAATCCAAAATTCGCAAGTGGAATTAATGTAAATGTTACACATGATATACAGGCTGTAAACTATACTCTAAATCTTTACAGGAGTTTAGCACATGAGGGTAAAGTAGAAGTGTTAACTGTACCCTTCTATCACCCATTACAGCCAATAATACTTGATAATGGTTGGTGGAGTGATGATTTGGCTCAAATACTTATGGGTATCCAAATGACTAAACAAGTATTTAATGTGAGCCCCTCAGGAACATGGACACCTGAACAGGCTTTCAACATGGGCTTAATAACGTTATATAATCAGACTGGTATTAAATATACCATACTGGATCAAGATGCTTATCTTCCTTATGTTACAGTAGTAAGTGGAAATACAAGTCCATATCAACCATTTGAAGTATTGAATAGCTTAGGACAAAGTGCAATAGTTCTATTTAGGGACACTGCATTGTCTAATCAGTTTAGTTTTCAGTTCTTTAGTCAGCCTCCTCAGCTTACTGCACAACAACTAATCCAAGAATTAGCCATGATATACATGAATAACCCAGGAGGTGTGGTTACTGTGGCTTTTGATGGCGAGAACCCACTCATATTTAATCCATCTACAGGACCTCAGGATTTGAATGCAATCTATCAAGCACTCTCTCAGTATCAGGGAAGTTGGTTAATTACACAAACAGCAAGTCAAGCTATAGCGACCCATAAGCCATACAGTGTAATAACTAATTTGCCCGAAACCTCATGGAATCTGAATCTGAACTATTGGAATAACGGAAATCTAGGTAAAATAGAGATCTGGAAGAGTGTCGCAACTGCAAGAGAATATCTAGTTGCGTTAACTAAAGCAATAGGCTTGAATTTGTCTCCAGTAGTTAATCTACCACCATCAATATCTCCAAACTCTACAAATCCAATAGCAACCTTATGGAACTACCTGTATGTAGCTGAAGGTAGTGATTGGACATGGCAAACAGGTCCTCCATCAAATGGTCCTTCGTGGTTTATGTATCAAGCACTAAACTACACTAACGCCATAATTAATACAGTGAACCAAATGTTTTCCAAAGTGACCTTAATGAATGGAAATATAGACGGTCATAAGCTTAAATTAAAATTCATGAACGGGCTCAACTACACCCTAAACCTAGTGTTAGTAGTATCCTCAGGGAATTATAACACAAGTTATAATATAGTACTAAGTCCAGGGAGAAATGATATAAGTGTTAATTTGCCCAAATCTACAAATAATGTGAACATTTACCTATACTCTCCTGTAACACCACAAGATGTAGGGGCTTCACCTATACCATTATCTAGTTATGGCTTCCTTATACATAGTTATAGTGTGGATAGCGATGGCAGTAACCCCTCCATGTTAACGTTGATTGTAATAGCAGGAGCTCTAATAGTTCCAGTATTAGGTCTTACTGTAAGAAGGTTCCTGAAATAG
- a CDS encoding sugar ABC transporter permease produces the protein MQRVGNKRTLGKIIRLAISYLVLTVMAIISIFPIYYIVITSLNDIPSLASVSLGSLLPSKISLNAYYGILFQEPFFVWLRNSLIMALGTIIISVLVAFLTGAALSRLNVPGKKALIVFLYILTFLPSVATVIPLYVMFASLHLINTYYGLILAYSSGTSIFGAYLVKIFIDTIPPEYEEAAMVDGLSRFRAYIRVLLPMTKPIVAFIMLLAFLGAYTDYALANAFITSGNMWTLTLGMYYLAITNHSTLYNVFAAFSVIMGVPIMAIFIAFQKYIRNVYSLSGGK, from the coding sequence GTGCAGAGGGTCGGTAACAAGAGGACATTAGGTAAGATAATTAGATTGGCAATATCGTATTTAGTTTTAACTGTAATGGCAATAATTTCAATATTTCCAATTTACTATATAGTAATCACTTCATTAAACGATATCCCCTCATTGGCTTCTGTAAGTCTAGGCTCTCTCCTGCCTAGCAAAATAAGTTTGAATGCTTATTATGGTATTTTGTTCCAGGAGCCCTTCTTTGTCTGGTTAAGAAATAGTCTCATCATGGCTTTAGGTACAATAATTATATCTGTATTAGTAGCCTTTTTGACTGGGGCTGCTTTATCTAGATTGAACGTTCCAGGAAAGAAGGCTCTAATCGTTTTCCTCTACATACTAACTTTCTTACCGTCTGTGGCTACTGTGATACCGTTATATGTAATGTTTGCTTCTTTGCATTTGATAAACACGTATTATGGTCTGATCCTTGCTTATTCATCTGGTACATCTATTTTCGGTGCTTATCTAGTTAAAATATTCATAGATACTATACCTCCTGAGTATGAGGAGGCTGCAATGGTTGACGGTCTTTCAAGATTTAGAGCATATATAAGAGTACTTTTACCAATGACAAAACCAATAGTTGCCTTCATAATGTTACTTGCCTTTTTAGGTGCCTACACTGATTATGCACTGGCAAATGCTTTCATAACCTCAGGGAATATGTGGACCTTAACATTAGGGATGTACTATTTGGCAATAACAAATCACTCAACCTTGTACAATGTTTTTGCGGCGTTCTCTGTAATTATGGGTGTACCAATTATGGCTATATTCATAGCCTTTCAAAAGTACATTAGGAACGTATATTCCCTGTCAGGAGGTAAGTAA
- a CDS encoding sugar ABC transporter permease, whose translation MGKRQGIFNYFYLLPIIAIVLFLFLYPVAYAVYISFTNFSLFHFFQYSYIGFKNYINILTNPNFYFVELLKNTAIWTIGSLIPMMILGFFLALILNQSDLKFKNVFFSTFLIPWAFPAYISLLIWSGMWDYSYGIINKIIGLIGIAPVNWLNNTTYAWVALILTNVWLSFPYYTSIFLSALQSIPRELYEIAEVDGAGMLTRFGKITLPMMKSTLVFVGVSGFIFTWNNFYPVFILTGGGPGTSTDILIVYSYQEAFDYNQYALASAYSIISTIILAIMAVIMFRYSRILEGRG comes from the coding sequence GTGGGTAAAAGACAAGGAATTTTTAACTATTTTTACCTTCTTCCCATAATCGCAATAGTTCTGTTCCTATTCTTGTATCCAGTTGCTTACGCTGTATATATTTCGTTCACGAATTTCAGCCTATTTCATTTCTTCCAGTATTCCTATATTGGTTTTAAAAATTATATTAATATCTTAACTAATCCTAACTTTTATTTTGTTGAACTACTCAAAAATACGGCAATTTGGACCATAGGGAGCCTAATACCAATGATGATATTAGGTTTCTTCCTAGCATTAATACTAAATCAAAGTGACCTGAAATTTAAGAATGTTTTCTTCTCGACTTTTCTAATACCATGGGCATTTCCAGCATATATATCCTTGCTTATTTGGTCAGGGATGTGGGACTACTCTTACGGTATAATAAATAAGATAATAGGTTTAATAGGAATAGCTCCAGTAAATTGGCTTAACAATACCACATATGCTTGGGTGGCACTCATTCTGACTAATGTATGGTTATCTTTTCCTTATTATACCTCTATTTTTCTGTCAGCATTGCAGAGCATCCCCAGAGAGCTGTATGAAATAGCTGAGGTTGACGGAGCAGGTATGTTGACAAGGTTCGGTAAAATAACATTACCAATGATGAAGAGTACATTAGTATTTGTTGGGGTAAGTGGTTTCATATTCACCTGGAATAACTTTTATCCCGTATTTATACTCACAGGAGGAGGTCCTGGAACGTCTACGGATATACTGATCGTTTATTCTTACCAGGAGGCGTTTGACTATAACCAGTACGCGCTTGCTTCAGCATACTCCATAATAAGTACGATCATACTTGCAATTATGGCCGTTATTATGTTCAGGTATTCGAGAATATTGGAGGGGAGGGGATAG